One genomic window of Trichosurus vulpecula isolate mTriVul1 chromosome X, mTriVul1.pri, whole genome shotgun sequence includes the following:
- the LOC118832580 gene encoding pancreatic progenitor cell differentiation and proliferation factor-like, whose product MAAIQSSSSLVATHDYYRRCLDFTSSKSSCGSAEYSGEVIPHHPSLPKSDRGHWWASFFFRKSSHPFMTTVLESSEHSGNFQVPHGMITCDLAQEAMRKRHVSEPSETSTGPSA is encoded by the coding sequence ATGGCAGCAATCCAGTCCAGCAGTTCACTTGTAGCAACCCATGACTACTACCGAAGATGTCTGGATTTCACTTCCAGCAAGAGCTCCTGTGGAAGTGCTGAGTACTCTGGGGAAGTGATCCCCCACCATCCCAGTCTTCCCAAATCAGACCGAGGCCACTGGTGGGCAAGCTTCTTCTTCAGGAAGTCAAGTCATCCATTCATGACAACTGTATTGGAATCCTCAGAGCACTCAGGAAATTTCCAGGTTCCTCATGGCATGATCACCTGTGACCTGGCTCAGGAGGCCATGAGGAAGAGGCATGTTAGTGAGCCCAGTGAGACAAGCACTGGGCCTTCTGCATGA